A stretch of the Drosophila sulfurigaster albostrigata strain 15112-1811.04 chromosome 2L, ASM2355843v2, whole genome shotgun sequence genome encodes the following:
- the LOC133834895 gene encoding uncharacterized protein LOC133834895 isoform X3: MDLPSMVQRSGDTLIVRSVVSGNQLYMEQGHNATSNNHNNNSNTSNTSNTSNNSNHSGNSNNTTPPLGNVASTSPTAVTTSALEQQLERYRLQQLLQQQQQQAVAAAAAVVNSVQQQQQQQQQQQQHGGLSLDAKEEGLPQCKIKRNYSCNHCAYFTQNPRYHLTHLRDVHGEKIVINKCKLCLYASRHFQKLVRHMKMVHGCTDGIPSGHGQARGKRGMSREARKRRLEESVGVMGGQAVAIAVPDMPTLEQVKRELQLQEQKLQRDIEAYKQRQREELQREQQMELVSNYERQLQATLRDLDARDSFERQSSPAEPPTPSPSGSATPPQQAALSSGGEEPQNRLLKCSACEFTTLYRTQLRAHELEEHGKTKFFRCDKCSYVTHIKARFSKHVKYHSMPMIKCVTCDFRTPYKWNLDRHMKNHGGAGAFKCAACDFTADIKQSLTVHEMNHHVPPVGNAGSIWPRRQNKVGASEMCDDFLSDSAELEDQYNNNNLDDDLEDGDGGALSGGEEHYGKRSKYEEDEEPTDLSQKGGCSSDTSSVGTTTPRAKRPMPNLIPINKSPKDVLNLSKDMNASRSSLTEIASMFFNEKQISEMLDKSDVPQLSPATTITSQASSRSLLAKKGGSFFDKLKTGAQHDNLVCQCGYVAKYLSESIIHAKSCQSSAVVIEDDDAALHEDDADDRLEIDEDDDDRQSHSALNLSVSGSTRCQHCRHRCKSSTDLLHHLSQCAEAIRCANEMYDSNSGESVERRVDAHTLQQQAAVQQQRVCIWNKAAKEIAAAVVQQDKSNLLTKSPISQAASNEENSYYGVETAPGYGEVTKKMTPEEEAANSSLKKVYKCPHCSFWASTASRFHVHIVGHLNKKPFECSLCSYRSNWRWDITKHIRLKTIRDPSHKTAKVLMNDETGRRNYTKYNKYITLMKVTEEDGDPKLMKSGEMTPNQVASLAFLKDYQKVGVGAAHDITLEPVSPNKVNNALDDAQLADNLIRLPLLATMMNAAMAKQQHQQQQQQEQHHSTMITPSVTISPVKRSHQQPPGKPSDDLITEVHQEGSEKKTFYRCRKCNFRHHNRDAVLAHVKIHYQESSYPKSNAVTGNSSSTTPLQVSVSSNQQLYMNKVFAAMCLSQQPSPTSGNQVAAAAAGGGNNGQQQHSLIPAGLLQRAIQEASQHSPTPNASALSGLALALAGGKTIAAATTTTTSTASPKANAASILEHGEQKASQNEASADSLTSPTITSNQNNSNSSTARSLQDLLTSPRTRHGHHYGAPANSNANTNVVMGSGYNGSSSRLDKKSTSSSTASAAAQQQQQLQQQQQSTSTTTTTTSPLPRHCRLKHSGDIRIETLERSSGSNAPPIYRPQGAGATNESQSHLLSTTTNNNNNNYNNNNNSNKSSNNISALLSSKQLEQLLHSPLSASAAAVVNAATTQQDIQTAAAYWAAACKAAVNSGSVEELLQLQQNDQIEITRLPSSSTATTTAAATVATAIHNQQELPSNNSNNNNTKSKQQKCPVCPYISESKSQMNYHVSLHKPTQYECRLCTFVCAKKQHLSSHMRSVHQQQLGAATTATATAAGNSLGLDFTMALQRAAATKQLPQLPLAIDLSQLQLEEEQATTELPPEYQYKLISYCPRCPARFAQKHHNDERNAKLELEQHLAEHAPNELESDEVHICAYCEYRASAETLLQLHRAVHMSHYQEKCQELYRNCKEDVMYPAPKLLQISGPETIWVVDNELGAQLLRQSTTTTTNFDSQNSLLKKQLESGGAIVREQTPPKAQEAEEDEERQSSSTPSTSASVATSDLAADGCSSEAGSVDMPQSAPAPQRCQHCPFETEQHELLQQHLQKHACINAPDEEAQQCAHCDYNALDEAELEEHIAVHFNASEKLKSVEFYTCYDKLEISVEQEEPEAEQLEASEAKQPEHNNNEDNVVNANVQHPQEADEEDEEAEVEDKKEQPEAKKPCTKLILYKTDGELSVKPSPEEESTATQRGENISDRLRRRSLRGNATSTATATATAIAEPGTSPNAVETTTDKMILVNAKTGKVIYRK; this comes from the exons ATGGACCTGCCCTCGATGGTGCAACGTTCTGGCGATACGCTCATTGTGCGCAGCGTTGTCAGTGGCAATCAGCTGTACATGGAGCAGGGACACAATGCAACCAgtaacaaccacaacaacaacagcaacacaagcaACACTAGCAAcactagcaacaacagcaaccatagcggtaacagcaacaacacaacgcCACCGTTGGGCAACGTGGCATCCACATCGCCAACAGCGGTGACAACCAGCGCATTGGAACAGCAACTGGAGCGTTATCGCTTGCAACaattgctgcaacagcagcaacaacaggcggtggcagcagccgcagcggtTGTCAATAgcgtgcagcagcagcaacagcaacagcagcaacaacaacagcatggCGGACTCTCGCTGGATGCCAAGGAGGAGGGGCTGCCACAGTGCAAAATCAAGCGCAACTACAGCTGCAACCATTGCGCCTACTTCACACAGAATCCGCGCTACCATTTGACGCATCTGCGCGACGTGCACGGCGAGAAGATTGTGATCAACAAGTGCAAGCTGTGTTTGTACGCCTCCCGCCACTTCCAGAAGCTGGTGCGCCACATGAAGATGGTGCACGGATGCACCGATGGCATTCCCAGTGGTCACGGGCAGGCGCGTGGCAAGCGCGGCATGAGTCGCGAGGCACGCAAGCGACGGCTGGAGGAGAGCGTGGGGGTTATGGGTGGTCAGGCGGTGGCCATTGCGGTGCCCGATATGCCCACGTTGGAGCAGGTGAAGCGtgagttgcagctgcaggaGCAGAAGTTGCAACGCGACATCGAAGCGTACAAACAGCGACAACGCGAAGAATTGCAACGCGAGCAACAAATGGAACTTGTGTCCAACTATGAGCGACAATTGCAGGCAACATTGCGGGATCTCGATGCACGCGACAGTTTCGAGCGTCAATCCTCGCCCGCGGAGCCACCAACTCCCTCGCCCAGCGGCTCAGCCACGCCTCCACAGCAGGCCGCCTTGTCGTCGGGTGGCGAGGAGCCACAGAATCGCCTGCTCAAGTGCAGCGCCTGCGAGTTCACCACGCTGTATCGCACCCAGTTGCGGGCCCATGAGCTGGAGGAGCACGGCAAGACGAAGTTCTTCCGGTGCGACAAGTGCAGCTATGTGACGCACATCAAGGCGCGCTTTAGCAAGCATGTGAAGTACCATTCGATGCCGATGATCAAGTGCGTTACTTGCGATTTTCGCACACCCTACAAATGGAATCTCGACAGGCATATGAAGAATCATGGCGGAGCCGGCGCCTTCAAGTGTGCCGCCTGCGATTTCACTGCGGACATTAAACAGTCGCTCACAGTGCACGAGATGAATCATCATGTGCCCCCAGTGGGCAATGCGGGCTCCATTTGGCCGCGACGACAGAACAAAGTCGGTGCGAGTGAAATGTGCGATGATTTCCTCAGCGATTCGGCCGAGTTGGAGGATCagtataacaacaataacttgGACGATGATCTCGAGGATGGCGATGGCGGTGCGTTGAGCGGTGGGGAGGAGCATTATGGCAAGCGCAGCAAGTacgaggaggatgaggagcCCACAGATCTGTCGCAGAAGGGCGGCTGCTCATCGGACACATCCAGCGTGGGCACCACGACGCCACGGGCCAAGCGACCCATGCCCAATCTGATTCCCATCAACAAGAGTCCCAAGGA CGTGCTGAACCTTTCCAAGGATATGAATGCCAGTCGCAGCTCTCTCACCGAGATCGCCTCCATGTTTTTCAACGAGAAGCAAATCTCCGAGATGCTCGACAAATCGGATGTGCCCCAACTGTCGCCTGCCACCACGATCACATCGCAGGCTTCGTCGCGCAGTCTGCTGGCCAAAAAGGGCGGTTCATTCTTTGACAAACTGAAGACGGGAGCACAGCACGATAATCTGGTGTGTCAGTGTGGCTATGTGGCCAAATATCTCTCGGAATCCATAATACACGCCAAAAGCTGTCAATCGTCGGCGGTTGTTATCGAGGATGACGATGCAGCGCTGCACGAAGATGATGCCGATGATCGCCTGGAGATcgatgaggatgacgatgatcGTCAGTCGCATTCGGCCTTGAACTTGAGCGTTTCGGGCTCCACTCGCTGTCAGCACTGTCGACATCGTTGCAAATCGTCCACAGATCTGTTGCATCATCTCTCGCAATGTGCCGAAGCCATTCGCTGTGCCAACGAGATGTACGATTCGAATTCTGGGGAAAGTGTCGAGCGTCGTGTGGATGCGCACACGTTGCAACAACAGGCGGcggtgcaacagcaacgtgtCTGCATTTGGAACAAGGCGGCCAAGGAAATTGCCGCCGCTGTGGTGCAGCAGGATAAGTCCAATCTGTTGACCAAATCCCCGATTAGTCAAGCGGCCAGCAATGAGGAGAACAGCTATTATGGCGTGGAAACAGCGCCTGGTTATGGTGAG GTAACCAAAAAGATGACGCccgaagaagaagcagccaACTCATCACTGAAGAAGGTCTACAAGTGTCCACACTGCAGTTTCTGGGCATCGACAGCATCGCGCTTCCACGTCCACATCGTTGGCCATCTGAACAAGAAACCCTTCGAGTGCTCGCTCTGCTCGTATCGCTCCAATTGGCGCTGGGACATCACCAAGCACATCAGGCTAAAGACCATTCGTGATCCATCGCATAAGACGGCCAAGGTGCTGATGAACGATGAGACGGGACGACGCAATTACACCAAGTACAACAAGTACATTACACTAATGAAGGTGACCGAAGAGGATGGCGATCCGAAGCTTATGAAATCCGGTGAAATGACCCCCAATCAGGTGGCATCGTTGGCCTTCTTGAAGGACTATCAAAAGGTGGGCGTTGGCGCTGCTCATGACATCACTTTGGAGCCGGTGTCGCCCAACAAAGTCAACAATGCACTGGACGACGCTCAGCTGGCGGATAATCTGATTCGTTTACCATTGCTGGCAACGATGATGAATGCCGCGAtggccaagcagcagcatcaacagcaacagcagcaggagcaacatcACTCCACCATGATCACGCCTTCGGTAACCATTTCGCCAGTGAAGCGTTCACATCAGCAGCCACCGGGCAAGCCCAGCGATGATCTCATTACTGAGGTGCATCAGGAGGGCAGCGAGAAGAAGACCTTCTACAGATGCCGCAAGTGCAACTTTAG ACATCACAATCGTGACGCGGTGCTGGCGCATGTCAAAATCCATTATCAGGAGTCGAGTTACCCCAAATCGAATGCTGTCACaggtaacagcagcagcacaacacCATTGCAGGTCTCGGTTAGCTCCAATCAACAGCTCTATATGAATAAAGTATTTGCCGCCATGTGCCTATCGCAGCAGCCATCGCCCACATCGGGCAAccaagttgctgctgctgctgctggtggtggcaacaatggccaacaacaacattcccTGATACCAGCTGGTTTGCTGCAGCGTGCCATTCAAGAGGCATCACAGCATTCACCGACACCGAATGCGAGTGCTTTGAGTGGTCTCGCTTTAGCTCTAGCTGGTGGCAAGacgatagcagcagcaaccacaacaacaacgtcgacaGCATCGCCAAAAGCAAATGCCGCCTCCATATTAGAGCACGGTGAGCAGAAAGCGAGTCAAAATGAGGCAAGTGCCGACAGTCTGACGTCGCCCACAATCACCAGCAACCAAAACAATTCGAACTCAAGCACAGCTCGATCCTTGCAAGATCTGCTAACATCACCGCGTACACGACATGGTCATCATTATGGTGCTCCTGCTAATTCTAATGCTAATACAAATGTGgttatgggtagcggatataacggcagcagcagccggctGGATAAGAAGAGCACATCCTCATCCACAGCGAGTGCTGctgcacaacagcaacagcaactacaacaacaacaacaaagcacctccaccacaaccacaactacaTCGCCTTTGCCA CGGCATTGTCGCTTAAAGCATTCCGGGGATATTCGGATCGAGACCCTTGAGCGCAGCTCTGGCAGCAATGCCCCGCCCATTTACCGTCCACAGGGCGCTGGCGCCACCAACGAGTCCCAATCCCACCTCCTCAGCACCAccaccaataacaacaacaacaactacaataataacaacaacagcaacaaatcaagcaacaacatcagcgcCTTGTTGAGCAGCAAACAGCTGGAGCAACTGTTGCATTCGCCACTCTCGGCCAGCGCTGCAGCTGTGGTAAATGCGGCAACCACACAGCAGGACATTCAGACAGCTGCCGCTTATTGGGCTGCGGCCTGCAAGGCAGCGGTTAACAGCGGCAGCGTCGAAGAGTTGTTGCAACTACAGCAGAAtgatcaaattgaaatcacACGTCTCCCATCGTCatccacagcaacaacaacggcagcagcaactgttgccacTGCAATCCACAATCAACAAGAGTtacccagcaacaacagcaacaacaacaacaccaagtcCAAGCAACAAAAGTGCCCGGTGTGTCCGTACATCTCGGAGAGCAAATCCCAGATGAACTATCACGTCTCGTTGCACAAACCGACGCAATACGAGTGTCGCCTGTGCACTTTCGTCTGCGCCAAGAAGCAACATCTCAGCAGCCACATGCGCAGCGTGCATCAGCAACAACTCGGAGCAGCCAcaactgccacagcaacagccgcagGCAATTCCCTGGGTCTGGACTTTACCATGGCGTTGCAACGGGCAGCGGCAACCAAACAGTTGCCACAGTTGCCGCTGGCCATCGATTTGAGTCAGTTGCAGCTGGAGGAGGAACAGGCCACGACCGAATTGCCGCCGGAATATCAATACAAGCTCATCAGCTACTGTCCACGGTGTCCGGCGCGCTTTGCGCAAAAGCATCACAACGATGAGCGGAACGcaaagctggagctggagcagcatCTGGCTGAGCATGCGCCCAACGAACTCGAGTCGGATGAGGTGCACATTTGTGCCTATTGCGAGTATCGCGCCAGCGCTGAAACtttgctgcaactgcatcGAGCGGTCCACATGTCGCACTACCAGGAAAAGTGCCAGGAATTGTACAGAAATTGCAAAGAGGATGTCATGTATCCGGCACCCAAATTGCTGCAAATCTCCGGTCCCGAAACCATTTGGGTGGTGGACAATGAGCTGGGCGCTCAACTGTTGCGTCAATCGACGACAACCACGACTAATTTCGATAGCCAGAATTCGCTGCTGAAGAAGCAACTCGAGTCGGGCGGCGCAATTGTGCGGGAGCAAACACCACCGAAGGCCCAAGAGGCcgaggaggatgaggagcGACAGAGCAGCTCGACGCCCTCGACCAGCGCATCTGTGGCCACCAGTGATCTGGCTGCCGATGGCTGCAGCAGCGAGGCGGGCTCCGTGGACATGCCACAATCGGCACCGGCGCCACAACGCTGCCAGCATTGTCCCTTCGAGACGGAGCAACATGAGCTACTGCAGCAGCATCTGCAGAAGCATGCGTGCATCAATGCACCCGATGAGGAGGCACAACAATGTGCTCACTGCGATTACAATGCCTTGGATGAGGCCGAGTTGGAGGAGCACATCGCTGTGCACTTCAATGCCAGCGAGAAACTCAAATCCGTGGAGTTCTACACGTGCTACGACAAGCTGGAGATTAGTGTGGAACAAGAAGAGCCAGAGGCAGAGCAGCTTGAGGCATCGGAAGCCAAGCAGCcggagcacaacaacaacgaggacAATGTGGTAAATGCGAATGTGCAACATCCACAAGAAGCTGACGAAGAGGATGAGGAGGCGGAGGTGGAGGATAAAAAGGAACAGCCGGAGGCAAAGAAACCTTGCACCAAGCTGATCCTCTACAAAACCGATGGCGAGCTGAGCGTGAAGCCATCTCCGGAGGAAGAATCAACGGCCACACAGCGTGGCGAGAACATTAGCGATCGGCTGCGACGTCGCAGCTTGAGGGGCAATGCAAcatcgacagcgactgcgacagcgacagcgatcGCAGAGCCTGGCACATCACCAAATGCAGTGGAGACAACGACGGACAAAATGATACTGGTCAATGCCAAGACGGGCAAAGTCATATACAGAAAGTAA